A window from Theobroma cacao cultivar B97-61/B2 chromosome 3, Criollo_cocoa_genome_V2, whole genome shotgun sequence encodes these proteins:
- the LOC108661161 gene encoding uncharacterized protein LOC108661161, whose amino-acid sequence MELLKDYDWTILYHPGKANVVVDAFSQKSMGSLAHISTNRRSLIREIHSLGDMSVHLEVSEANALLAHFRVTPILIDRIKEAQSKDDFVAKALEDPQGRKGKTFTKGTDGVLRYGTRLYVPDRDRLRREILEEVHVTAYVVHLGATKIGVYDSIWIIVDRLTKSTHFLSVKTTYGAAQYARVYVDEIVRLHGIPISIVSDRGAQFTNRFSGKLQEALGTKLDFSTAFHPQTDG is encoded by the exons atggagttgctaaaggattatgattggaCTATTCTCTACCATCCCGGTAAGGCAAATGTAGTGGTGGATGCCTTTAGTCAAAAATCGATGGGAAGTCTGGCACATATCTCCACAAATAGGAGGTCCTTGATTAGGGAGATTcatagcttgggagacatgAGTGTGCATTTGGAAGTTTCGGAGGCAAAtgcattgctagcacattttagagtgacGCCTATCTTAATAGACCGGATTAAGgaagcacaaagtaaagatgatTTCGTAgctaaggccttagaggaCCCTCAAGGAAGGAAAGGGAAGACGTTTACcaaaggcacagatggagtgttgaggtatggaactAGACTTTATGTGCCGGACAGGGATAGActgaggagagaaatattggaggaagTGCACGTGACAGCTTATGTGGTACATCTaggggctacaaagat TGGGGTCTATGACTCGATTTGGATCATAGTAGATCGGTTAACGAAGTCAACCCATTTTCTTTCGGTTAAGACTACTTACGGGGCTGCCCAGTATGctcgagtttatgtggatgagatagtacGACTGCATGGTAtccccatttctatagtatctgacagAGGAGCTCAGTTCACCAATAGGTTCTCAGGAAAGTTGCAGGAAGCGTTAGGCACTAAGTTGGACTTCAGCACAGCTTTCCACCCTCAGACTGATGGATAG